Proteins from a genomic interval of Pseudoalteromonas aliena SW19:
- a CDS encoding DP-EP family protein, with protein sequence MNNTQEQIHFTVNIVLGSDDEANFTYSIDGKKVTGGGVVRTETAGIYSLDEATIQNGFLFTGATITDVNKETPCAQDFSYEVSDSGRTITIIDTDKNPGTACLVFNVECNGKAYKSADPQVENEEIL encoded by the coding sequence ATGAATAACACTCAAGAGCAAATTCACTTTACAGTTAACATTGTACTAGGCAGTGACGACGAGGCTAACTTTACATACTCTATAGATGGCAAAAAAGTGACTGGCGGCGGAGTTGTAAGAACCGAAACCGCGGGCATTTATAGTTTAGATGAAGCCACAATTCAAAATGGATTTTTATTTACTGGCGCCACTATCACCGATGTTAATAAAGAAACACCTTGCGCTCAAGACTTCAGCTATGAAGTAAGTGATAGCGGCCGTACAATTACCATTATCGACACCGATAAAAACCCAGGCACTGCCTGTTTAGTATTTAACGTAGAGTGCAATGGCAAAGCCTATAAAAGCGCTGATCCTCAAGTTGAAAATGAAGAAATACTTTAA
- a CDS encoding S8 family serine peptidase has protein sequence MYIKKTLLSCCLLGAFSSLAADHLTNSDPLTPYQWHLNNIGHNGLTTNTVAGEDLNLLNTDMQGIKGDGVTVTVIDSGIELTHPDLVNNVITGSLNLLTGTVTPTDNTGHGTAVAGIIAAQANNNIGGRGVAPNAHLIGFNYLDAQTMSNWLQSHGMPLTGSANSRIYNQSYSSKPALFKNVDAEEHTLSLQLKERVMQQVSLNSNNGLGALFVKSAGNAFYQYTTFFGGTSFQVFPYEQQQPFNNAGLPFHNANLSTDNASFWNMLVSAYNANGKLASYSSVGANIFLTAPGGENAQSQAGIVTTDMSGCTAGFNTINSTIDIPLQNTGLDSHCDATAAMYGTSAAAANTSGAIALAMSANPQLDARTIKHILATTARKLDGSNAGIDINFTDANGDAVSYNAIPGWQQNAAGYNVHTFYGLGAIDIDAAVAMAQQTTALLPTLQVSDWHTANTELTIPDANVNGVQDTLAITDNLTIEAVQLKLSIDHSRMRDLAVELISPSGTRSVLLSPRTGLINATGTPVQNALLLSQHFYGESAAGQWQIRLIDTDNGTSQTLVYNEQAGLLSMNDTNNNVDGTLLSWSLRFYGH, from the coding sequence ATGTATATTAAAAAAACCCTGCTAAGTTGCTGCCTACTTGGTGCATTTAGCAGCCTCGCTGCGGATCACTTAACCAATAGCGACCCTCTTACACCTTACCAATGGCATTTAAATAACATCGGCCACAATGGTCTTACTACAAACACGGTTGCGGGCGAAGATTTAAATTTACTCAATACCGATATGCAAGGTATTAAAGGAGATGGCGTTACCGTTACCGTAATAGACAGCGGCATAGAACTAACTCACCCTGATTTAGTTAATAATGTCATTACAGGCTCACTTAATTTGTTAACCGGCACTGTAACACCAACCGATAACACTGGTCATGGTACGGCAGTGGCTGGCATTATCGCCGCACAAGCAAATAATAATATTGGCGGTCGTGGTGTTGCACCTAATGCACACCTTATTGGGTTTAATTACCTTGATGCGCAAACAATGAGTAACTGGCTACAATCGCATGGTATGCCATTAACGGGCTCTGCAAACTCTCGCATTTACAATCAAAGTTACAGCAGTAAACCGGCATTATTTAAAAACGTTGATGCAGAAGAGCATACTCTTAGCCTGCAATTAAAAGAGCGCGTAATGCAGCAAGTAAGCTTAAACAGTAACAACGGCTTAGGTGCATTATTTGTAAAGTCAGCGGGTAACGCGTTTTACCAATACACTACTTTTTTTGGCGGTACGTCATTTCAAGTATTTCCGTATGAGCAGCAACAACCATTTAATAACGCGGGCTTGCCATTTCATAACGCTAATTTAAGTACCGATAACGCTAGTTTTTGGAATATGCTGGTGTCGGCCTACAACGCAAACGGTAAATTAGCATCGTATTCTTCTGTTGGCGCTAATATATTTTTAACCGCACCCGGTGGTGAAAACGCTCAAAGCCAAGCAGGTATTGTTACCACAGATATGAGTGGCTGCACTGCCGGTTTTAATACCATTAACAGCACAATAGACATCCCCCTGCAAAACACCGGGTTAGATAGCCACTGCGATGCCACCGCAGCTATGTATGGCACTTCTGCAGCAGCTGCCAATACATCGGGTGCAATAGCGCTTGCTATGTCGGCTAACCCGCAACTTGATGCCAGAACTATTAAGCATATTCTCGCCACAACAGCACGTAAACTCGATGGCAGCAATGCCGGTATTGATATTAATTTTACAGATGCAAATGGTGATGCAGTCAGCTACAACGCCATTCCTGGTTGGCAACAAAATGCGGCAGGATACAACGTTCATACTTTTTATGGCTTAGGTGCAATTGATATTGACGCTGCTGTTGCAATGGCTCAACAAACTACTGCGTTATTACCCACATTACAGGTATCTGATTGGCATACCGCTAACACAGAGCTAACAATACCCGATGCTAACGTAAACGGTGTGCAAGATACGCTAGCCATCACTGATAATCTAACTATTGAAGCTGTGCAGTTAAAACTATCGATTGATCATTCACGTATGCGTGACCTAGCCGTTGAGCTTATTTCACCATCAGGAACTCGCAGTGTGCTATTGAGCCCACGCACAGGGTTAATAAATGCAACCGGTACCCCCGTACAAAATGCCCTATTGTTGAGCCAACATTTTTATGGCGAATCGGCGGCAGGGCAATGGCAAATTCGCTTAATTGATACCGACAATGGCACTAGCCAAACCCTAGTTTACAATGAGCAGGCAGGCTTACTCAGCATGAACGACACGAATAATAATGTAGATGGCACGCTGCTATCTTGGTCTTTACGCTTTTACGGCCACTAA
- a CDS encoding sensor domain-containing diguanylate cyclase — MSNNNENHSQQNVDTGVSALMNRISNTFNNEKISAIINVTNVMADAIFIVNAQGVFESVNPIAAKYFNVPADSLIGKKWQYFLQEQYRDDYEYMFNSWNNNYQTPLNHGPKEVKVIKANGNFLDVELSISCLPTAITGNIPLFICIMHDISKHVKKYKELEALAKLDHLTGVANRCTLEKTMIKNWQECLTNKQPLSFILIDIDFFKQFNDSFGHVKGDKCLQMVARTIENCLPSNECLVARYGGEEFAVVLPRAHISNAEMIAKRIQEKILNINFRDIGLPANVKISVSQGLACEYGVQYRTSEALICAADTALYRAKSEGRNKLCII, encoded by the coding sequence ATGTCTAATAATAATGAAAACCATAGCCAACAAAATGTAGACACAGGTGTGTCGGCATTAATGAATCGCATTTCTAATACATTTAACAATGAAAAAATAAGCGCTATTATTAATGTCACCAATGTTATGGCCGATGCTATTTTTATTGTTAACGCACAAGGTGTTTTTGAATCGGTAAACCCAATTGCTGCTAAATATTTTAATGTACCCGCTGACTCCCTAATAGGCAAAAAGTGGCAATATTTTTTACAAGAACAATATCGCGACGATTATGAGTACATGTTTAACAGTTGGAACAATAACTACCAAACGCCACTTAATCATGGTCCAAAAGAAGTAAAAGTAATTAAGGCAAATGGAAACTTTTTAGATGTAGAGCTTTCAATCTCCTGCCTACCAACAGCCATTACTGGTAATATCCCTTTGTTTATTTGCATCATGCACGACATTTCCAAACACGTAAAAAAATACAAAGAACTTGAAGCGTTAGCTAAGCTCGATCATTTAACGGGGGTGGCTAATCGCTGTACTCTTGAAAAAACAATGATTAAAAACTGGCAAGAGTGCTTAACTAATAAGCAGCCTTTGAGCTTTATATTAATAGATATTGATTTTTTCAAACAATTTAATGACAGCTTTGGTCATGTAAAAGGCGATAAATGTTTGCAAATGGTCGCAAGAACAATTGAAAACTGTTTACCATCAAATGAGTGCTTAGTTGCCCGCTATGGTGGAGAGGAGTTTGCTGTTGTACTTCCTCGCGCTCACATTTCAAATGCCGAAATGATTGCGAAACGTATTCAAGAAAAAATACTCAACATTAACTTTAGAGACATAGGTTTGCCCGCAAACGTAAAAATAAGCGTGAGCCAAGGGCTCGCATGCGAATACGGCGTGCAGTACAGAACATCGGAAGCATTAATTTGTGCAGCGGATACCGCTCTATACAGAGCTAAATCTGAGGGGCGAAATAAACTATGTATTATATAA
- a CDS encoding DUF21 domain-containing protein — MTFEVMIWCAIALCISQSAIFSGLNLAFFSLSRLQLEMESTKGNAAAIKVMALRNDSNFLLSTILWGNVGINVLLTLLSDSVLMGASSFLFSTIAITIIGEITPQAYFSRNALKMASLLSPLIKFYQILFYVVAKPTALILDAWLGKEGITYFAESELRGIIRKHIEAEEADVQHVEGIGALNFFSLDEISVTKEGEVIDPDSIIALPTKLDLPIFPELTLTADNEFLRKLHKSGYNWVIITNEDGWPLLVVDADGFLRSALFEPDTFDPYHYCHRPIIVADETMRLSEVILKIRANHSLDKSFDGAIDHDVVLVWSDEKRIITGADIFGRLLKGMSAPKLAASDVVEPTKQG, encoded by the coding sequence ATGACCTTTGAAGTCATGATTTGGTGTGCAATAGCGCTGTGTATTTCACAGTCGGCTATATTTTCAGGCTTAAACTTAGCGTTTTTTTCGTTAAGTAGATTGCAGCTTGAAATGGAAAGTACAAAAGGCAATGCCGCAGCAATTAAAGTGATGGCGCTGCGAAACGATTCAAACTTTTTATTATCGACTATTTTATGGGGTAACGTGGGTATTAACGTACTGCTTACGCTACTGTCTGACTCGGTATTAATGGGGGCAAGTTCGTTTTTATTCTCAACTATAGCCATTACTATTATTGGTGAAATAACACCACAAGCTTACTTTTCGCGTAACGCACTTAAAATGGCGAGCTTGCTTTCGCCACTTATAAAGTTTTATCAAATATTATTTTATGTTGTGGCAAAACCAACGGCTTTAATTTTGGATGCATGGCTGGGTAAAGAAGGTATTACCTACTTTGCTGAAAGCGAGCTTAGAGGCATTATTCGTAAACATATTGAAGCAGAAGAGGCCGATGTTCAGCATGTTGAGGGCATAGGCGCACTTAACTTTTTTAGTTTAGATGAAATAAGTGTCACTAAAGAAGGGGAAGTGATTGATCCCGACTCCATCATAGCGTTGCCAACAAAGCTGGATTTACCAATATTTCCTGAGCTTACATTAACGGCCGATAACGAGTTTTTACGTAAATTACATAAATCGGGTTATAACTGGGTAATCATCACCAATGAAGATGGTTGGCCTTTATTGGTTGTTGATGCGGATGGTTTTTTACGTTCAGCCTTGTTTGAACCAGATACATTCGACCCGTATCATTACTGCCATAGACCTATTATTGTTGCCGACGAAACAATGCGTTTAAGTGAAGTGATTTTAAAAATACGCGCCAACCATTCACTCGATAAGTCGTTTGATGGTGCCATTGATCACGACGTTGTATTAGTGTGGAGCGATGAAAAACGGATTATCACTGGCGCTGATATATTTGGCCGATTACTCAAAGGAATGAGTGCACCTAAACTCGCCGCAAGCGATGTGGTTGAACCGACAAAACAGGGTTAG
- a CDS encoding methyl-accepting chemotaxis protein produces MSNLSLKNKLILLAIVPLVLLLISLMLSSYYLESKNQQQNFDSFKVKLIEDKKNLLKTEVEIASKIVNYQLSQGTEQDAKKALRDITFGQGGYFFIYDTDGVSVFHALLGSAIEGQNKIAMTDPNGKKIIVGLLEQANKGGGAFNYHFQKPNTTGLVEKMGYADMIPNTNWMIGTGAYMDDIDAELEKYQTAMQTHINDKIKTLLLIALFWVVLTVVCALIAANTMIKPIESMVQNLDDIAKGEGDLTKRLEVQTHDEIGLLGEAFNVFVSKLHGIIANVVDVTHDVKTASGDINTQTQLIESKLLNHNHETDQVATAITEMSATSHEVAQNTTQVAQSTQAATQEVAKAQECVDISLSEVSTLMSEINTAAQQVDSLSEQSKKINSVLSVIGSIAEQTNLLALNAAIEAARAGEQGRGFAVVADEVRSLASRTQASTLEISEMLSELHNLVTAAVNGMQASQQSCNRSVESSRAISDSLAAVTISVTSINDMSTQIATAATQQSSVTEEINRNVSAIQEIVNELTLSSKTTSSISEHLAGRGENLESLVGQFKI; encoded by the coding sequence ATGAGTAATTTAAGCTTAAAAAACAAATTAATACTACTTGCTATTGTACCGCTTGTGCTGCTGTTAATTAGCTTAATGCTGAGCTCTTACTACTTAGAGTCTAAAAATCAGCAGCAAAATTTTGATTCGTTTAAAGTTAAGCTTATTGAAGATAAAAAAAATCTATTAAAAACTGAGGTTGAAATTGCCAGTAAAATTGTCAACTATCAGCTATCACAAGGTACTGAGCAGGATGCTAAAAAGGCATTACGAGATATCACATTTGGGCAGGGTGGCTATTTTTTTATTTACGACACTGATGGCGTTAGTGTATTTCATGCGTTACTTGGCAGTGCTATTGAAGGGCAAAATAAAATAGCAATGACAGATCCAAATGGCAAAAAAATTATTGTTGGTTTGCTCGAGCAAGCAAATAAAGGAGGTGGTGCATTCAATTACCACTTTCAAAAACCAAACACCACTGGCTTGGTGGAAAAAATGGGTTATGCCGATATGATACCAAATACCAATTGGATGATTGGTACAGGTGCCTACATGGATGATATAGACGCTGAATTAGAAAAATACCAAACGGCAATGCAAACGCATATAAATGACAAGATAAAAACCTTATTATTAATTGCATTATTTTGGGTGGTATTGACGGTTGTGTGCGCACTTATTGCGGCAAACACTATGATTAAGCCAATCGAAAGTATGGTGCAAAATCTTGATGATATAGCTAAAGGCGAAGGCGATTTAACCAAGCGTTTAGAAGTACAAACACATGATGAAATTGGTCTGTTGGGTGAAGCGTTTAATGTATTTGTGAGTAAGCTGCATGGCATTATTGCAAACGTTGTAGATGTAACGCACGATGTTAAAACAGCCTCTGGCGATATTAATACGCAAACCCAGTTAATTGAAAGCAAACTACTTAATCATAATCATGAAACAGATCAAGTCGCCACAGCTATTACAGAAATGTCGGCAACATCACATGAGGTAGCACAAAATACCACTCAAGTTGCCCAATCAACTCAAGCTGCAACCCAAGAAGTGGCAAAAGCACAAGAATGCGTTGATATTTCGCTTAGTGAGGTATCAACATTAATGAGTGAAATAAATACAGCCGCTCAGCAGGTGGACTCACTAAGCGAACAATCTAAAAAAATTAATAGTGTATTGAGTGTAATAGGCTCAATTGCAGAGCAAACTAATTTGTTAGCACTTAATGCTGCGATTGAAGCAGCTCGAGCAGGCGAACAAGGCCGAGGCTTTGCCGTCGTAGCAGATGAAGTGAGAAGCTTAGCAAGTCGTACACAAGCAAGTACGTTAGAAATTAGTGAAATGCTTAGCGAATTACATAATTTAGTAACGGCTGCGGTTAATGGAATGCAAGCAAGCCAACAGAGCTGTAATCGTTCGGTTGAATCATCTCGAGCTATTTCAGACAGTTTAGCGGCAGTGACCATCTCGGTAACTTCAATTAACGATATGAGTACACAAATTGCGACAGCTGCTACACAGCAAAGCAGTGTAACAGAAGAGATAAATCGTAATGTATCTGCCATTCAAGAAATAGTGAATGAGCTTACACTATCGAGCAAAACAACCTCTTCAATAAGTGAGCATTTAGCTGGACGCGGTGAAAATTTAGAAAGTTTAGTTGGACAATTTAAAATTTAA